The proteins below are encoded in one region of Ignavibacteriota bacterium:
- a CDS encoding DUF2279 domain-containing protein — MTRRSVLLLAGTLMLLLASATHVCAGPDTTRGGRLWGEIVFFDRHADAQIHATLLPAVHLEPRTGAHATTQDGQGISIPFEFPAASDNGMAVPHVPADLHGPTVGPVNSTRLWLVGGTIAAVNAGIMYYYFTTFYSPRESDRTKWHTFNDWYNADLNVDKLGHMWGTQVYSNTAYHIFRWTNMSETASMWWASSLALLLQCEMEMTDAYYKLWGWSWWDVGANAVGAFWPALQRSVPELQAVNLKMSYRPSQLITKRWVNYVLKDYDGFTYWLAFSVEDLLPRAFRPWWPDWLGIAVGYGAAHTVYAKGAYNTDKNNRGLGDQEWYIALDYDLRKLPGDTPFLKFLKEQFNMFHLPSPAVRIAPSAVWFGLFF; from the coding sequence ATGACACGACGGTCCGTCCTGCTGCTCGCGGGCACACTGATGCTGCTGCTCGCCTCCGCCACACATGTGTGCGCCGGACCCGATACCACTCGCGGCGGACGCCTCTGGGGAGAGATCGTGTTTTTCGACAGGCACGCGGACGCTCAAATTCATGCGACCCTTCTCCCCGCTGTACATCTGGAACCCAGAACGGGCGCACACGCCACGACACAAGACGGCCAAGGGATATCCATCCCGTTTGAATTTCCCGCCGCGTCAGACAATGGTATGGCGGTGCCGCACGTGCCTGCGGATCTGCACGGTCCCACCGTCGGACCCGTCAACAGCACGCGACTGTGGCTCGTGGGCGGCACCATCGCCGCGGTAAACGCGGGCATCATGTATTACTACTTCACCACATTTTATTCGCCGCGCGAATCCGACCGCACCAAGTGGCATACGTTCAACGACTGGTACAACGCCGACCTCAACGTCGACAAGCTCGGCCACATGTGGGGCACGCAGGTGTACAGCAACACCGCGTATCACATCTTCCGCTGGACCAACATGAGCGAGACTGCCTCCATGTGGTGGGCCTCGTCGCTGGCGCTGCTGTTGCAATGCGAGATGGAGATGACCGACGCCTACTACAAACTCTGGGGATGGAGCTGGTGGGACGTGGGCGCCAACGCCGTGGGCGCCTTTTGGCCCGCGTTGCAGCGCTCGGTGCCGGAACTGCAGGCCGTGAATCTGAAGATGAGCTACCGTCCTTCGCAACTTATTACCAAGCGCTGGGTCAATTACGTGCTCAAGGATTACGACGGATTCACGTATTGGCTGGCTTTCAGCGTCGAGGATCTGCTCCCGCGGGCGTTCAGGCCCTGGTGGCCCGACTGGTTGGGAATCGCAGTCGGGTACGGCGCGGCACACACCGTGTACGCCAAGGGCGCGTACAACACCGATAAGAACAACAGAGGACTGGGCGACCAGGAGTGGTACATCGCGCTCGACTACGATCTGCGGAAACTTCCCGGCGACACGCCTTTCCTCAAATTTCTCAAGGAACAGTTCAACATGTTCCATCTCCCGAGTCCCGCCGTGCGTATCGCACCAAGCGCCGTGTGGTTCGGCTTGTTCTTCTAA
- a CDS encoding cation:proton antiporter: protein MTSQDFVRFALQIAVMLGVALLFGQVMRRFRQPAVLGEMIGGIVLGPTVFGLLLPAVYAWFFSSSANVAAVRDASIKLGMLFFLFIAGLETNISDLRKLGRQAALIGLIGTLLPIAVGVAFVYLLPREFWGPTVQDHFLGFALFVGMNLANSANPVLARILMDLGLLNGGIGTLCMTATVVDDLVNWTLFAVILSDINPSGSAGVTSIPLSIALVVLVFVVLLGAGRWLGPRGMRWIKARVVWPSGFIAATALVVLVSASITESLGIHAFLGAFLAGVALGGQGDEYHEAHEVIVRFALSFFAPIYFISMGMTTNYIAHFDVLLVMCILALALGAKLAGVLLGATMARMPLDRETWAIAFGLNARGATGIILAGVGRAAGVIDDRIFVAMVVMALSTSLVAGPMMKWLLAERHTPIR from the coding sequence ATGACCTCACAGGACTTTGTTCGCTTTGCGCTCCAGATCGCCGTCATGCTTGGTGTGGCCCTGTTGTTCGGACAGGTGATGCGCCGCTTCAGGCAGCCGGCGGTGCTGGGTGAAATGATAGGGGGCATTGTACTCGGGCCCACCGTTTTCGGACTGCTGCTTCCCGCGGTGTACGCGTGGTTCTTCTCTTCCTCCGCCAACGTGGCGGCGGTGCGTGATGCCTCAATCAAACTCGGCATGTTGTTCTTCCTCTTCATCGCCGGGCTGGAGACGAATATTTCCGATCTCAGAAAACTGGGCCGCCAGGCCGCATTGATCGGGCTCATCGGCACGCTGCTGCCCATCGCGGTGGGTGTGGCCTTTGTGTATCTTCTGCCCCGCGAATTCTGGGGTCCGACCGTGCAGGATCACTTCCTCGGTTTTGCCTTGTTTGTGGGCATGAATCTGGCGAATTCTGCCAATCCGGTGCTCGCGCGGATACTGATGGATCTGGGTCTCTTGAACGGCGGTATCGGCACCCTGTGTATGACCGCCACCGTTGTCGACGACCTTGTCAACTGGACCCTCTTTGCGGTCATCCTCAGCGACATCAATCCATCGGGCTCGGCGGGTGTGACCAGCATCCCGCTCAGTATCGCGCTTGTTGTGCTCGTGTTTGTGGTGCTACTCGGCGCGGGGCGCTGGTTGGGACCGCGCGGCATGCGCTGGATCAAGGCCCGCGTGGTGTGGCCGAGCGGCTTCATCGCGGCCACTGCCCTTGTCGTCCTGGTCTCGGCAAGCATCACCGAAAGTCTTGGCATACACGCCTTCCTCGGGGCCTTCCTCGCGGGTGTGGCCCTCGGCGGACAGGGCGATGAATATCACGAGGCCCACGAGGTGATCGTACGATTCGCGCTCAGTTTTTTTGCGCCCATTTATTTCATCTCGATGGGCATGACCACGAATTATATCGCACACTTCGACGTGCTGCTGGTGATGTGCATCCTGGCGCTGGCGCTCGGAGCGAAACTTGCCGGCGTACTGCTGGGCGCCACCATGGCGCGTATGCCGCTCGACCGCGAGACCTGGGCCATCGCATTCGGTCTCAACGCGCGCGGTGCGACGGGCATCATACTCGCGGGAGTGGGCCGCGCAGCCGGCGTCATCGACGATCGTATCTTCGTGGCCATGGTGGTCATGGCGCTGAGCACATCACTCGTGGCTGGACCCATGATGAAGTGGCTGCTGGCAGAACGTCATACCCCAATCCGCTGA
- a CDS encoding DUF3224 domain-containing protein — MTSRGNFEVTLAPLEGYSTGGDGIRLGRMSIDKQFHGGLEAVSKGEMLSAISSVKGSAGYVAIEQVTGTLEGRAGSFVLQHFGTLNRGIDRLVLEVVPDSGTGQLSGLSGSMAIIIDGGRHSYQFDYELPDSKTDRLDV; from the coding sequence ATGACAAGCAGAGGCAATTTCGAAGTGACGCTTGCTCCGTTGGAAGGATATTCGACGGGCGGCGACGGCATACGGCTCGGACGAATGTCGATAGACAAACAGTTTCACGGAGGGCTGGAGGCCGTGAGCAAAGGCGAGATGTTGAGCGCCATATCATCTGTGAAGGGTTCCGCAGGATATGTGGCTATCGAACAGGTGACCGGCACTTTGGAGGGCAGGGCGGGGAGTTTTGTCTTGCAGCACTTCGGCACACTCAACCGCGGCATCGACCGCCTTGTCCTAGAAGTTGTACCCGACTCAGGCACGGGACAATTGAGCGGTCTCTCCGGGAGCATGGCCATCATCATTGACGGTGGCCGGCACTCCTATCAGTTCGACTATGAGCTTCCGGATTCGAAGACCGACCGTCTGGACGTGTAA
- a CDS encoding DUF1801 domain-containing protein: MAENKTKPTTASIDEYINSRANEQQMADCRTLMALLKKLTRKQPVMWGPSIVGYGRYRYTYESGRTGEMPVVGFAIRGRELVLYLLAESDSQKALLAALGPHRMGKSCLYIKRLTEIDITVLEQLVAASIADVQQRYGARGKA; encoded by the coding sequence ATGGCCGAGAATAAAACGAAGCCCACCACAGCGAGCATTGACGAGTATATCAACTCACGCGCTAATGAACAGCAGATGGCGGATTGCCGGACTTTGATGGCACTGCTGAAAAAACTTACCCGCAAGCAGCCGGTGATGTGGGGACCCAGCATCGTCGGGTATGGCAGGTATCGCTACACATACGAGTCCGGGCGAACGGGCGAAATGCCGGTGGTTGGTTTTGCCATACGTGGACGCGAACTGGTGTTGTACCTGCTTGCAGAAAGTGACAGCCAAAAGGCACTGCTGGCAGCGCTGGGCCCGCATCGAATGGGGAAATCGTGCCTGTACATCAAACGTCTCACCGAAATCGATATAACCGTGCTCGAGCAGCTTGTGGCCGCGTCGATCGCGGATGTGCAGCAACGCTACGGCGCACGCGGCAAGGCCTGA